Proteins found in one Onychomys torridus chromosome 21, mOncTor1.1, whole genome shotgun sequence genomic segment:
- the Tnfsf14 gene encoding tumor necrosis factor ligand superfamily member 14, producing MESVVQPSVFVVDGQTDIPFRRLGQNHRRQRCGIAQVSLALILLLGAGLATQGWFLLKLHQRLGDIVARLPDGDTGSWEKLIQERRSQQANPAAHLTGANASLIGKGGPLLWETRLGLAFLRGLEYHNGALVTTEAGYYYVYSKVQMSGVGCPQGLANGLPITHGLYKRTSRYPKELELLVSRRSPCGRANSSRVWWDSSFLGGVVHLEAGEEVVVRVPGDRLVRPRDGTRSYFGAFMV from the exons ATGGAGAGTGTGGTACAGCCTTCAGTGTTTGTAGTGGATGGACAGACGGACATCCCGTTCAGACGGCTGGGACAGAACCACAGGAGACAGCGCTGCGGCATTGCCCAAGTCAGCCTGGCCCTGATATTGCTGCTGGGCGCCGGGCTGGCTACTCAGGGCTGGTTCCTACTGAAACTGCATCAACGTCTTGGGGACATAGTGGCTCGCCTGCCG GATGGAGACACAGGTTCCTGGGAGAAACTAATACAAG AGCGGCGGTCTCAGCAGGCTAACCCAGCAGCACATCTCACAG gagCCAATGCCAGCTTGATAGGCAAGGGTGGACCTCTGCTATGGGAGACTCGACTCGGCCTGGCCTTCTTGAGGGGCCTGGAATATCACAATGGGGCCCTGGTGACCACAGAAGCCGGATACTACTACGTATACTCCAAAGTGCAGATGAGCGGCGTGGGCTGCCCCCAGGGCCTGGCCAATGGCCTCCCCATCACCCACGGGCTGTATAAGCGCACATCCCGCTACCCCAAGGAGCTAGAACTGCTGGTCAGCCGACGGTCACCCTGCGGCCGAGCCAACAGCTCCAGAGTCTGGTGGGACAGTAGCTTCCTGGGCGGCGTGGTACATCTGGAGGCCGGGGAGGAGGTTGTGGTCCGCGTGCCTGGAGACCGCCTGGTCAGACCCCGAGACGGCACGAGGTCCTATTTTGGAGCATTCATGGTCTGA